In one window of Acidobacteriota bacterium DNA:
- a CDS encoding dienelactone hydrolase family protein, with protein sequence MIEEEIGIRTHDGAADAVLYRHEGGVCRPGVIHLTDIGGIRKAHRGMARRLAEEGYTVLMPNIFFRTGRPPLIDFDWRTEAERAKKRFADLMGPLTPEAMERDAGDYVDFLSAQSSTSAGPMGVVGYCFTGAMAVRAAAARPDRIAAAASFHGGKLYTDTLESPHLALPRIKARLYFAHAVEDRSMPAESIEKFNQALNDWGGHYESEVYDGAYHSWTVPDSPVYNQPQAERAWAKLKELLASALK encoded by the coding sequence ATGATCGAAGAGGAGATTGGAATTCGCACGCACGATGGGGCGGCAGATGCGGTCCTTTATCGTCACGAAGGTGGAGTTTGCCGTCCAGGGGTGATCCATTTAACGGACATCGGGGGCATTCGCAAAGCGCACCGGGGAATGGCGCGGCGACTGGCTGAAGAAGGTTACACCGTGCTGATGCCGAACATCTTTTTCCGTACTGGCCGCCCGCCGTTGATTGATTTCGATTGGCGCACTGAGGCGGAGCGGGCCAAGAAGCGCTTTGCGGACCTGATGGGCCCTTTGACGCCCGAAGCCATGGAGCGCGATGCGGGCGACTATGTGGACTTCCTGTCCGCACAAAGCTCGACGAGCGCGGGGCCGATGGGCGTGGTAGGTTACTGCTTTACGGGAGCCATGGCCGTGCGCGCTGCTGCCGCCCGGCCAGACAGAATTGCGGCCGCTGCGTCTTTCCATGGCGGAAAGCTTTATACCGACACACTCGAAAGCCCACACCTGGCGCTTCCTCGTATTAAGGCCCGGCTTTATTTCGCCCACGCCGTCGAGGACCGAAGCATGCCCGCTGAGTCTATCGAGAAATTCAACCAGGCACTTAATGATTGGGGTGGCCACTACGAAAGCGAGGTTTACGACGGCGCTTATCACAGTTGGACAGTTCCTGACAGTCCCGTTTACAACCAGCCGCAGGCCGAGCGGGCGTGGGCAAAGCTGAAAGAGTTGCTGGCGAGTGCATTGAAATAG
- a CDS encoding ABC transporter permease — translation MIMASLRTLFAKLTGLFRKARLEQQLHEDIQAHLDMLAEENLRKGMTPEEARYAAQREFGNIASMKEECRESWSIRIIEELVQDVRYGLRQLRRNPGFTIVAVLTLALGIGANTAIFSVIDAVMHRRLPVKDPGQLRLLSWTCAANRLPLTSNASYKFHDSTSGTVCSSLSYPFFQQLQAHTEVFASVFGFAPLSLQPTLNIDIDGRIRVVEGELVTGNYFSGLGAQPILGRPITDQDEKTGVSTVAVISYRFWRAAFGGSPEAIGKAFKVNGMPFTVVGVAQPDFFGLDSESMTDIWIPVGQSSGLTPWGLQPTSGHPLFMSEDRWWLIVVARLKPGITQQRASAVLNGLFRQSLTATLNPTPKPEDLPHLVLLSASRGLGALRQQLSPPLLMLLVTMCLGLAIACTNVAILLSARGTTRQREIGVRLALGASRARLICQLLTECVILAGIGAAFGLLFAAGSVRLLILMLTQSGERVPHNVYPDLTVLAFTIAVSLLTAILFGLAPSLHATRLELTPLLKEGVDQDLASNARLGLRLGNTLVVAQVAISLFLVVVAGLFVTTLRNLRNQDIGFNTRNLLLFSVDPGAPRYGQANLARLYARLQQRICAVPGVRSSALSLLTLGSGAVNTDEISIHGYRMGGGQNPEIFWNGVGPDFFGTMSMPLLLGRGMDPHDMEKSSKVAVVNGRMARYFFGNANPLGRHISFRAIPKEEFEIVGVVKSAKDSDLHEEPPRTVYIPYTQIPTPLGRVYFEVRTNVNPVELIDSIQHVVHEVDSHLAILDLKTETQQLDESLLQERFFSALSASFGAFALLLASMGIYGTVAYSVNRRTHEIGIRLALGAQRNDILRMIARNTIILLLIGLAIGMPCTLVSAKLVSSMLFGVKPSDPLTFIAVSLILIVVALLACYIPARRAAKVDPMVALRYE, via the coding sequence ATGATCATGGCCTCACTCAGAACGCTGTTTGCAAAGCTCACAGGTCTGTTCCGCAAGGCACGGCTTGAACAGCAATTGCATGAGGACATCCAAGCCCATCTCGACATGCTCGCCGAAGAAAATCTGCGCAAAGGGATGACTCCCGAAGAAGCCCGTTACGCCGCGCAGCGTGAGTTCGGTAACATTGCCAGCATGAAGGAAGAATGTCGCGAAAGCTGGAGCATTCGCATCATCGAAGAACTCGTCCAGGATGTCCGCTACGGCCTCCGCCAGCTCCGCCGCAACCCCGGATTCACGATAGTCGCAGTTCTGACGCTCGCTCTCGGCATTGGGGCGAACACCGCCATCTTCAGCGTAATCGATGCGGTCATGCATAGAAGGTTGCCTGTCAAAGACCCGGGACAACTTCGACTGCTTTCTTGGACCTGCGCTGCGAACCGGCTCCCCCTGACAAGTAATGCTAGCTACAAATTCCATGACAGCACCAGCGGCACAGTCTGTTCGTCACTTTCGTATCCTTTCTTTCAACAACTCCAAGCCCACACCGAGGTATTCGCCAGTGTGTTTGGATTTGCGCCTCTGAGTCTACAACCCACTTTGAATATTGATATCGATGGTCGAATCAGAGTTGTTGAAGGTGAGCTAGTGACTGGTAATTATTTCTCAGGCCTCGGGGCCCAGCCTATTCTCGGACGCCCCATCACCGATCAGGATGAGAAGACTGGAGTCTCGACAGTGGCCGTCATCAGCTACAGGTTTTGGAGGGCAGCTTTTGGCGGAAGCCCGGAGGCGATTGGGAAAGCCTTCAAGGTAAACGGAATGCCATTTACAGTTGTGGGTGTTGCTCAACCTGACTTTTTTGGATTGGACTCTGAGAGCATGACTGACATTTGGATTCCCGTCGGCCAGAGTTCTGGATTGACTCCTTGGGGACTACAGCCTACCTCTGGCCACCCATTGTTCATGTCAGAAGACCGATGGTGGCTGATCGTCGTCGCTCGCTTGAAGCCTGGCATCACACAGCAGCGGGCCTCAGCCGTTCTCAACGGACTCTTCAGGCAAAGCCTCACGGCCACACTGAACCCAACACCCAAGCCTGAGGATCTTCCGCACCTGGTTCTCCTTTCTGCGAGCAGAGGGCTGGGAGCACTACGGCAACAACTCTCGCCGCCACTTCTCATGCTGCTGGTTACCATGTGCCTCGGGCTCGCGATTGCATGTACGAATGTAGCCATTTTGCTCTCCGCACGGGGCACGACACGACAAAGAGAAATCGGCGTTCGTTTGGCCCTTGGGGCATCACGTGCGCGTCTGATTTGCCAACTCCTCACGGAATGCGTGATCCTGGCGGGAATTGGCGCGGCATTTGGGTTACTATTCGCCGCCGGGAGCGTTCGACTCCTCATCTTGATGCTCACTCAGAGCGGTGAGCGAGTCCCTCACAATGTATATCCCGATCTGACCGTTCTAGCGTTCACCATCGCGGTTTCGCTTCTAACCGCGATTTTGTTTGGCCTGGCACCCTCGCTCCATGCGACGAGATTGGAGCTGACCCCGCTTTTGAAAGAAGGTGTGGATCAAGACTTGGCCAGCAACGCGCGACTGGGTTTGAGACTTGGAAACACGCTGGTCGTCGCTCAGGTTGCAATTTCTCTCTTTCTGGTAGTGGTTGCAGGACTCTTTGTGACGACGTTGAGAAATCTGAGAAACCAGGATATAGGCTTCAACACTCGCAATTTGCTCTTGTTCAGCGTGGACCCCGGTGCGCCCCGCTATGGCCAAGCGAACCTTGCACGTCTGTATGCCCGGTTGCAGCAGCGAATCTGTGCGGTTCCGGGTGTAAGGTCATCCGCGCTCTCTCTGCTGACTCTGGGCTCCGGGGCAGTCAACACCGACGAAATCTCCATCCACGGATATAGGATGGGCGGGGGCCAAAACCCCGAGATCTTCTGGAACGGCGTAGGGCCCGACTTCTTTGGGACCATGAGTATGCCGCTCCTGCTGGGACGCGGGATGGACCCGCATGATATGGAGAAGTCCTCCAAGGTAGCGGTAGTGAATGGGAGGATGGCGCGCTATTTTTTCGGCAATGCAAACCCACTTGGCCGCCACATCAGCTTCCGTGCAATTCCGAAGGAAGAGTTTGAAATTGTAGGCGTTGTGAAAAGCGCCAAAGATTCGGATCTACATGAGGAACCTCCTCGGACCGTCTACATTCCGTACACTCAGATTCCCACCCCGTTAGGGCGGGTTTATTTTGAAGTACGTACAAATGTAAATCCCGTCGAGTTAATTGATTCCATTCAGCACGTGGTGCATGAAGTCGATTCACACCTTGCGATCCTTGACCTGAAGACTGAGACACAACAGCTTGATGAATCGCTACTGCAAGAACGCTTCTTCTCGGCTCTTTCAGCCTCCTTCGGTGCGTTCGCTCTGTTGCTGGCCTCCATGGGCATTTACGGCACGGTCGCTTACAGCGTAAACCGGAGAACCCACGAAATCGGTATTCGCCTGGCGTTGGGCGCGCAAAGAAACGACATCTTAAGAATGATCGCCCGGAACACGATCATCCTGTTGCTAATCGGTTTGGCGATCGGAATGCCCTGCACTCTAGTTAGTGCCAAGCTAGTTTCCAGCATGCTCTTCGGTGTGAAACCCAGCGACCCGCTAACCTTCATCGCCGTCTCGCTGATTCTGATCGTTGTGGCGCTCCTGGCCTGTTACATCCCCGCCCGCCGCGCGGCCAAGGTCGATCCCATGGTCGCGCTGCGATATGAGTAG
- a CDS encoding PadR family transcriptional regulator codes for MTREKTEVLQGTLDLMVLKTLETLGPMHGFGIARRIEQVSENLLQLNQGTLYPALIRLQQKSWIASKAGVSENNRRARFYSLTRAGRRQLKKEAENWERMTAVIARMLAGSDA; via the coding sequence ATGACCCGAGAAAAAACTGAGGTTTTGCAGGGAACGCTGGACCTGATGGTCCTGAAAACGCTGGAAACCCTGGGGCCGATGCACGGGTTCGGCATCGCGCGGCGAATCGAGCAGGTGTCGGAAAATCTTTTGCAACTGAACCAGGGCACGCTCTACCCGGCGCTCATACGCCTCCAGCAGAAGAGTTGGATTGCATCAAAAGCCGGCGTTTCAGAAAACAACCGACGCGCCCGGTTCTATTCCTTGACGCGCGCAGGCCGCCGCCAGCTCAAAAAGGAAGCCGAGAATTGGGAACGCATGACCGCCGTCATCGCGCGAATGCTGGCGGGCAGCGACGCCTGA
- a CDS encoding Gfo/Idh/MocA family oxidoreductase → MIKWLVIGVGDITTKRVLPAIEEEEQSKLVGIVTRDPAKAAPYGVPGFKDLKEALAKTKPDAVYVASPVFMHAPQTMVSLREGCHVLCEKPMAMNYAEAEMMVETAEAAGRTLGIAYYRRTYPKVHRALALMREGAIGQPVLAYASSHSWFKAENEFRSWLLDPDMAGGGPLYDVASHRIDLLNFIFGQPARVRAQLSNAVNKTPVEDCATVLIEYLNNVRAIVDVRWHSHVDRDEFRIVGTSGELELSPLNSPTLVSPQGREEIPNHENIHFPCVENFVEAVLDGKPLLSSGRTALWTDWVTEQAVKDNLRP, encoded by the coding sequence ATGATCAAATGGCTTGTGATTGGAGTTGGTGACATCACCACCAAGCGGGTGCTCCCGGCGATCGAGGAAGAGGAGCAGAGCAAGCTGGTCGGCATTGTCACCCGCGACCCGGCGAAAGCCGCGCCTTACGGCGTGCCGGGATTCAAGGACCTGAAGGAGGCGCTGGCCAAAACAAAGCCCGACGCTGTCTACGTGGCCTCGCCGGTTTTTATGCACGCGCCACAAACGATGGTGTCACTCCGCGAAGGATGCCACGTGCTGTGCGAGAAGCCCATGGCCATGAACTATGCCGAGGCTGAAATGATGGTGGAGACGGCCGAGGCTGCAGGCCGCACGCTGGGCATTGCTTACTACCGGCGGACGTATCCCAAGGTGCATCGCGCCCTGGCCCTGATGCGGGAGGGTGCAATCGGGCAGCCGGTGCTGGCTTATGCGTCCAGCCACTCCTGGTTCAAAGCCGAGAACGAATTCCGCTCCTGGCTGCTCGATCCTGACATGGCCGGAGGCGGACCGCTCTATGACGTCGCCTCGCACCGGATCGATCTGCTCAACTTTATCTTTGGCCAGCCGGCGCGCGTGCGGGCACAACTGTCTAACGCCGTTAACAAAACGCCGGTGGAGGATTGCGCAACCGTGCTGATCGAATACCTGAACAACGTCCGTGCTATTGTTGACGTGCGCTGGCACTCGCACGTCGATCGCGACGAGTTTCGCATCGTTGGCACCAGCGGCGAACTGGAATTGAGCCCGCTGAACAGCCCCACGCTGGTTTCTCCGCAGGGCCGCGAAGAGATTCCCAACCACGAAAACATCCATTTCCCTTGCGTGGAGAATTTTGTGGAGGCAGTCCTTGACGGCAAGCCGCTGCTATCAAGCGGCCGGACAGCATTGTGGACGGACTGGGTGACGGAACAGGCCGTGAAAGACAACCTGCGGCCATAA
- a CDS encoding insulinase family protein, translated as MKTTKLNVNKNTLSNGLQVVTEPMPAVRSVSMGVWLRTGSRHEREDQNGIVHFLEHMVFKGTQRRTGEEIARAADAIGGHLDAFTSKEFTCFSIKVVDEHLPRAFDILADLVKNPLLRSSDIAKESRVIQEEIKMVEDTPDDLVHEIFSKSYWPHHSLGRPILGTRATVGAFNQRRLRDFFKRHYVPGNMLITAAGNLAHSQVVDLAEEQFGKLSRGKVTGEGPIPIAHPHASYRRKKELEQTHICLGTPAYPYSHKKRFASYVLNTILGGGMSSRLFQHIREKHGLVYAVFSGLSAYRDAGILSVYAGTAPANARKVVSLIVEEFKNLKNNTIPAEELQRAKDYLKGNLLLGLESTTSRMANLARQELYYGRCITLDEVAAQIDAVTREDVVEVARELFQSERIAVTVLGPRRGFTISRDQLDC; from the coding sequence ATGAAAACTACGAAACTAAATGTCAACAAGAATACCCTCTCAAACGGGCTACAGGTGGTCACTGAGCCTATGCCGGCCGTGCGGTCGGTTTCCATGGGGGTCTGGCTGCGGACGGGCTCGCGGCATGAGCGCGAGGACCAGAACGGCATTGTCCATTTTCTTGAGCACATGGTCTTTAAAGGCACACAGCGCCGCACGGGTGAAGAGATCGCACGGGCCGCTGACGCCATCGGCGGGCACTTGGACGCCTTTACTTCGAAGGAGTTCACATGCTTTTCCATCAAAGTCGTTGACGAGCATCTGCCAAGGGCATTCGATATTCTGGCAGATCTCGTGAAAAATCCGCTCCTGCGCTCAAGCGATATCGCCAAGGAGTCAAGGGTTATCCAGGAAGAAATCAAGATGGTAGAAGACACCCCAGACGATCTGGTCCATGAAATTTTCAGCAAGAGCTACTGGCCCCACCACTCACTGGGGCGTCCAATCCTGGGGACTAGGGCAACAGTCGGAGCGTTTAACCAGCGGCGATTGCGCGATTTTTTCAAACGGCATTACGTGCCGGGCAATATGCTCATAACCGCAGCCGGAAACCTGGCGCACAGCCAGGTGGTAGACCTGGCAGAAGAACAGTTTGGCAAGCTTTCGAGGGGAAAAGTCACGGGAGAAGGACCTATCCCGATAGCCCATCCCCACGCAAGTTACCGGCGCAAGAAAGAACTGGAACAGACCCACATTTGTCTAGGCACGCCTGCATACCCTTACTCCCACAAAAAACGTTTTGCCAGTTATGTCCTCAACACCATCCTCGGCGGCGGAATGAGTTCGCGGTTGTTTCAGCACATCCGGGAGAAGCATGGCCTTGTTTACGCTGTCTTTTCAGGATTGAGCGCTTACCGCGACGCGGGCATCCTGAGCGTCTACGCAGGAACGGCTCCTGCAAATGCCCGCAAGGTCGTCAGCCTTATTGTTGAGGAGTTCAAGAATCTGAAGAACAACACAATCCCGGCCGAGGAGCTTCAAAGAGCCAAGGATTACCTGAAAGGAAACCTGCTGTTGGGGCTTGAATCAACCACCAGCCGGATGGCCAATCTCGCCCGGCAGGAATTGTATTACGGCCGATGCATTACTCTGGATGAGGTGGCCGCCCAGATTGACGCGGTAACGCGGGAAGATGTTGTCGAAGTGGCGCGCGAACTCTTTCAATCTGAACGGATTGCCGTCACCGTGCTGGGGCCGCGCCGGGGCTTCACCATTAGTCGGGATCAGCTCGATTGCTGA
- a CDS encoding RNA polymerase sigma factor, whose protein sequence is MLERVAALARGEAARAEAEDKPLAMDEESFRTIYERTARPLWAYLVRVSGNPALADDLLQECYCRFLSQPDPPQEDAHRKNYLFRIATNLLRDHWRAAQRHGETAIETADVLSHDHDMANAPLRSDLGRALAKLKPRERQLLWLAYAEGASHREIARTSGMKEASVRPLLFRARKKLIALISGPQLKARKV, encoded by the coding sequence ATGCTGGAACGCGTCGCGGCCCTCGCCCGGGGAGAAGCCGCAAGGGCTGAAGCGGAGGACAAGCCTCTCGCGATGGACGAGGAAAGCTTCCGGACCATCTACGAGCGTACAGCTCGCCCGCTGTGGGCGTATCTCGTGCGTGTTTCGGGCAACCCGGCGCTTGCTGACGATCTTCTGCAGGAATGCTATTGCCGGTTTCTTTCCCAGCCTGATCCGCCGCAGGAAGATGCGCATCGGAAGAATTACCTTTTCCGGATTGCTACGAACCTGCTTCGAGACCATTGGCGAGCGGCCCAAAGGCACGGAGAAACCGCGATCGAAACTGCTGATGTGCTCTCGCATGACCATGACATGGCAAACGCCCCGTTACGGTCGGATTTAGGCCGCGCGCTTGCGAAATTAAAACCCAGGGAACGCCAGTTGCTCTGGCTGGCCTATGCGGAAGGCGCAAGCCACAGAGAAATCGCAAGGACTTCCGGAATGAAAGAAGCCAGTGTGCGTCCGCTACTGTTCCGCGCCCGGAAAAAGCTGATCGCTCTGATTAGCGGCCCTCAACTGAAAGCCAGGAAGGTATGA
- a CDS encoding MBL fold metallo-hydrolase — protein MFRRGRLSVRICVLGSGSKGNSTLVATERTRLLVDAGFSKKETFRRLAAAGEHTSGFDALLISHEHVDHVNGLKSLALALSVPIYITQPTREVIQWDPRLKAFETISPGEKFTIGDFEIAPFSIPHDAVDPVAFTFMAEGVKVGVITDLGYIPQLVKQHALGCACLVFESNHDLDMLKTGPYPWFVKQRVMSRHGHLSNNATAGFLADDYDGTAEVLVLAHLSDKNNHPGLVMHSANQAFDRRGKGRPAELHLASQNEPTKVFQF, from the coding sequence ATGTTTCGGAGAGGCCGGTTGAGCGTCCGAATCTGCGTATTGGGAAGCGGGAGCAAGGGCAATTCGACGCTGGTGGCGACGGAGCGTACGCGCCTGCTGGTGGACGCGGGTTTCAGCAAGAAAGAAACTTTCCGCCGCCTTGCCGCAGCCGGGGAGCATACCAGCGGCTTTGACGCCCTGCTTATTTCCCACGAACACGTGGATCATGTTAACGGTCTGAAATCGCTTGCTCTGGCCCTTAGCGTCCCCATCTATATCACCCAGCCCACACGCGAAGTCATCCAGTGGGACCCGCGCCTGAAAGCTTTTGAAACCATCTCGCCCGGCGAAAAATTCACCATCGGCGACTTCGAGATCGCTCCTTTTTCCATCCCGCACGATGCCGTCGACCCAGTTGCCTTCACATTTATGGCGGAAGGCGTCAAGGTCGGAGTCATTACTGATCTGGGTTACATACCGCAGCTCGTCAAGCAACATGCACTCGGCTGCGCTTGCCTGGTGTTTGAATCGAACCACGATCTCGACATGCTGAAGACGGGGCCGTACCCGTGGTTCGTCAAGCAGCGCGTGATGAGCCGCCACGGACACCTTTCAAACAACGCTACTGCCGGATTCCTCGCCGACGATTACGACGGCACAGCGGAAGTCCTGGTGCTGGCCCACCTGAGCGATAAGAATAATCATCCCGGCCTGGTTATGCATTCGGCCAATCAGGCCTTCGACAGGCGCGGCAAGGGCCGTCCCGCGGAGCTGCACCTCGCCAGCCAGAACGAACCCACCAAAGTGTTCCAGTTCTAG
- a CDS encoding adenylosuccinate lyase, which produces MIPRYTRPEMGAIWSDENKFQKWLDVEIATAEAEAEAGLIPKSAARAIRRKGRVDVQRILEIEKEVKHDVIAFTTNVAEHVGREARYLHFGLTSNDVVDTAQSLQIRDASRLLLEDLDRLAAVLKKRAFEFKHTPMVGRTHGIHAEPITFGVKIAIWYAECQRNRERLAYAADEMRVGKTSGAVGIYSHLSPAIEKKILAKLGLKPSPAESQVIQRDRHAFYVSTLAVIAASLEKIALEVRGLQRTEVREAEEFFSARQKGSSAMPHKRNPVTAEQICGLARVVRANAQAAFENVALWHERDISHSSVERVILPDSTILVDYMLNKTANLVEKMFVYPERMQENLDLLKGLVFSGQLLLDLTEKGVSREEAYSWVQRNAMQVWKTREDFKSLVQRDPDISSRLSAKEIAAVFNTKRYLKHVDEIFRQVFGK; this is translated from the coding sequence ATGATCCCTCGTTATACACGCCCGGAAATGGGCGCCATCTGGAGCGATGAAAACAAATTCCAGAAGTGGCTGGACGTTGAAATCGCCACGGCCGAAGCCGAAGCGGAAGCTGGTCTGATTCCTAAAAGCGCCGCGCGCGCCATCCGCCGCAAAGGCCGTGTGGACGTTCAGCGCATCCTGGAAATCGAGAAGGAAGTGAAGCACGACGTGATCGCCTTCACCACCAACGTGGCCGAGCACGTGGGCCGCGAAGCCCGCTATTTGCACTTCGGGCTGACCTCAAACGACGTGGTGGATACGGCCCAGAGCCTTCAGATAAGAGACGCTTCACGGCTGCTTCTCGAAGACCTTGACCGCCTGGCGGCAGTTCTGAAAAAGCGCGCCTTCGAATTCAAGCACACGCCCATGGTGGGGCGAACGCACGGCATCCATGCCGAACCCATCACCTTTGGCGTAAAGATCGCCATCTGGTACGCCGAATGCCAGCGGAACCGCGAACGGCTGGCCTATGCCGCCGACGAGATGCGCGTGGGAAAGACTTCTGGAGCGGTGGGCATCTATTCGCACCTGAGCCCAGCGATTGAGAAAAAGATTCTTGCAAAACTCGGCCTGAAGCCCTCGCCTGCCGAATCACAAGTGATCCAGCGCGACCGGCACGCCTTCTATGTCTCGACGCTGGCCGTCATCGCCGCTTCGCTCGAAAAGATTGCACTCGAGGTTCGCGGGCTGCAGCGGACGGAAGTTCGAGAGGCTGAGGAATTTTTCTCCGCCAGGCAGAAGGGTTCATCGGCCATGCCGCACAAACGCAACCCGGTGACCGCCGAACAGATTTGCGGCTTGGCACGCGTGGTCCGGGCCAACGCCCAGGCGGCATTTGAAAACGTAGCGCTGTGGCACGAGCGCGACATTTCTCATTCTTCGGTTGAACGTGTCATCCTTCCCGACTCAACTATCTTGGTCGATTACATGCTCAACAAGACCGCCAACCTGGTTGAGAAAATGTTCGTCTATCCCGAACGCATGCAGGAAAATCTTGACCTGCTCAAGGGGCTGGTCTTCTCCGGCCAGTTGCTGCTGGACCTCACTGAAAAAGGTGTTTCGCGCGAGGAAGCATATTCCTGGGTGCAGCGGAACGCCATGCAGGTGTGGAAAACGCGCGAGGATTTCAAATCGCTGGTCCAGCGCGATCCTGACATCAGCAGTCGCCTGTCGGCCAAAGAGATCGCCGCTGTCTTTAACACCAAACGCTATTTGAAGCACGTGGATGAGATTTTCCGGCAGGTGTTTGGAAAGTGA
- the larB gene encoding nickel pincer cofactor biosynthesis protein LarB — protein sequence MSPEEISAMLDQVRSGKLGIEEAVDRLRNLPFENIGYARIDHHRSLRQGFPEVIFARGKSPDHVVGIVQGMLRNRHNILITRGDEELYELIKPLDKRTRFHALSGAISIQRDRKIRGKGKILVVSAGTSDIPVAEEAQVTAEVMGNRVEFIYDVGVANIHRILSESKQLRSARIIIVVAGMEGALPSVVAGMVSVPVIAVPTSIGYGASFRGVAALLGMLNSCASNIATVNIDNGFGAGYMASVINRL from the coding sequence ATGTCACCAGAAGAAATCTCAGCAATGCTCGATCAAGTACGGAGCGGAAAACTCGGCATCGAGGAGGCCGTTGACCGCCTTCGCAATCTTCCCTTTGAGAATATCGGTTATGCCCGAATCGATCACCACCGCTCGCTCCGGCAGGGATTCCCCGAAGTTATCTTCGCCCGCGGCAAGTCGCCTGATCACGTTGTGGGAATCGTGCAAGGCATGTTGCGCAATCGGCATAATATCCTGATCACGAGGGGCGATGAGGAATTGTACGAATTGATTAAGCCGCTCGACAAGCGCACGCGGTTCCATGCGCTTTCCGGCGCAATTTCCATCCAGCGTGACCGCAAAATCCGGGGCAAGGGCAAAATCCTGGTGGTGAGCGCCGGGACATCCGACATTCCTGTGGCGGAAGAAGCCCAGGTGACGGCGGAAGTGATGGGCAACCGCGTCGAGTTTATTTACGACGTCGGCGTTGCCAACATTCATCGAATCCTGAGCGAAAGCAAGCAACTGCGCAGCGCGCGCATCATTATTGTTGTCGCGGGCATGGAAGGCGCCCTGCCCAGCGTGGTGGCTGGAATGGTCAGCGTGCCGGTGATCGCGGTACCCACCAGTATCGGATACGGCGCCAGCTTCCGCGGCGTCGCGGCACTGCTCGGCATGTTGAACAGTTGCGCCTCGAACATTGCCACCGTGAACATCGATAACGGCTTCGGCGCAGGCTACATGGCCAGTGTCATCAACCGGCTATGA
- a CDS encoding UbiX family flavin prenyltransferase: MPLPGPRTVVMAVTGASGSVFARRMLQMLECDERVGKIHLVISGAGLKVLREELDLDVSKSASLPAAVADGPTRKTEYLLDSDIGASIASGSYRVDGMVIIPCSTGCLAQIAHGISSTLIERAADVCLKEGRRLILAVRDTPLSRVHISNMLLAKEAGAEIFPIMPAFYHRPRTIEELVTQFCCRMLAHLGLEQDAQFRWRGEQAAKLDTRKKAT; the protein is encoded by the coding sequence ATGCCGCTCCCAGGCCCCAGAACAGTGGTGATGGCCGTCACCGGCGCCAGCGGCTCGGTATTTGCGCGCCGCATGCTCCAGATGCTCGAATGCGACGAGCGCGTGGGCAAAATCCACCTGGTCATCTCAGGCGCAGGACTCAAAGTTCTGCGCGAGGAACTGGACCTGGACGTCTCCAAAAGCGCTTCTCTTCCCGCAGCGGTTGCCGATGGCCCGACACGCAAAACCGAGTATCTGCTCGATTCTGACATTGGAGCTTCCATCGCCAGCGGCTCCTATCGAGTGGATGGAATGGTCATCATTCCTTGCAGCACAGGATGCCTGGCCCAGATCGCTCACGGCATCAGCTCCACCCTGATCGAGCGGGCCGCGGACGTTTGCCTGAAGGAAGGCCGCAGGCTGATTCTGGCCGTGCGCGATACGCCCCTGAGCCGAGTGCATATCAGCAATATGCTCCTGGCAAAGGAGGCCGGAGCTGAAATTTTTCCCATTATGCCGGCTTTCTATCACCGGCCTCGGACGATCGAGGAGCTCGTGACCCAGTTCTGCTGCCGCATGCTTGCGCATCTGGGACTTGAGCAGGACGCCCAGTTCCGCTGGAGGGGTGAGCAGGCCGCAAAACTGGACACCAGGAAGAAGGCGACTTGA